Proteins from a single region of Kineococcus rhizosphaerae:
- a CDS encoding DUF445 domain-containing protein — MSSTPRPPAVTAPTVGGVSDDERRRGLRRMRLLATGLLALAAVVYALTIGRDGGWGFVNSAAEAAMVGAVADWFAVTAIFRHPLRLPIPHTALIPRRKDALGKSLEQFVAENFLAEDVVRDKVVRAGIPRRVGSWLVERGGSQRVVEEAATILTGALGILRDEEVTQVIDQVLVRRLGAQSWSPTAGRLLEEVVRDGTHHPVVDLTLIEVQTWLRRNEDLVRRMVTDRAPLWAPDWLNDRLGRRVYTEAQTWVDDVVADRGHAGRKAIDDLLARYADALQHDPETRAKADEFQHRLLSSPGLADTVAGLWSSVRGFLLDALQDPASSLRVRSEEALVDVGHRLVADEAFALRVEGHLTDAAGHVVRRFAPELATVISDTVARWDGQDAAQRIELHVGRDLQFIRINGTVVGGLVGLLIHTVTVLVGG; from the coding sequence GTGAGCAGCACCCCCCGACCGCCCGCCGTCACCGCCCCGACGGTCGGGGGGGTCTCCGACGACGAGCGGCGCCGGGGCCTGCGCCGCATGCGGCTGCTGGCCACCGGGCTGCTGGCCCTGGCCGCGGTGGTCTACGCGCTGACGATCGGGCGCGACGGCGGGTGGGGTTTCGTGAACTCCGCGGCCGAGGCAGCGATGGTCGGCGCGGTGGCCGACTGGTTCGCCGTCACCGCGATCTTCCGGCACCCGTTGCGGCTGCCCATCCCGCACACCGCGCTCATCCCCCGCCGCAAGGACGCGCTCGGCAAGAGCCTCGAGCAGTTCGTGGCCGAGAACTTCCTCGCCGAGGACGTCGTGCGGGACAAGGTGGTGCGCGCCGGCATCCCGCGCCGGGTGGGGTCCTGGCTCGTGGAGCGGGGCGGCTCCCAGCGCGTCGTGGAGGAGGCCGCGACGATCCTGACCGGCGCCCTGGGGATCCTGCGCGACGAGGAGGTCACCCAGGTCATCGACCAGGTCCTCGTCCGCCGGCTCGGGGCGCAGTCGTGGAGCCCCACCGCGGGACGGCTGCTGGAGGAGGTCGTCCGTGACGGCACCCACCACCCCGTGGTCGACCTCACGCTCATCGAGGTCCAGACGTGGCTGCGCCGCAACGAGGACCTCGTGCGGCGCATGGTCACCGACCGGGCGCCGCTGTGGGCGCCGGACTGGCTCAACGACCGCCTGGGCAGGCGCGTCTACACCGAGGCCCAGACGTGGGTGGACGACGTCGTCGCCGACCGCGGGCACGCCGGCCGCAAGGCCATCGACGACCTGCTGGCCCGCTACGCCGACGCCCTGCAGCACGACCCCGAGACCCGCGCCAAGGCCGACGAGTTCCAGCACCGGCTGCTGAGCTCGCCGGGCCTGGCCGACACCGTCGCCGGTCTGTGGTCCAGCGTGCGGGGTTTCCTCCTGGACGCGCTGCAGGACCCCGCCTCCTCGCTGCGGGTGCGCAGCGAGGAGGCCCTGGTCGACGTCGGGCACCGGCTCGTGGCCGACGAGGCGTTCGCGCTGCGGGTCGAGGGGCACCTGACCGACGCGGCGGGGCACGTCGTGCGCCGCTTCGCCCCGGAGCTGGCGACCGTCATCTCCGACACCGTCGCGCGCTGGGACGGGCAGGACGCGGCGCAGCGCATCGAGCTGCACGTCGGGCGCGACCTGCAGTTCATCCGGATCAACGGGACGGTCGTCGGCGGGCTCGTGGGGTTGCTGATCCACACCGTCACCGTCCTCGTCGGCGGCTGA
- a CDS encoding alpha/beta hydrolase, with protein MHHRRPAVAGVAGVLALSGSLLLAAPPASAAPTGDAARPDRLAQAQRDFERRTPERFRDQRLAWSPCTTAQLGVLAGLTSGLQCAQVAVPRDWDAPQAGDPLQVTISREPRTGPRPARTIVTNPGGPGGAGLSLAVLGSQVPALAGTEVIGLDVRGTGASSTLSCGAGATDPLPDVRDRSPEALARTADTIASVARGCAGDPLAPVVNTRQTVFDVDVVRDALDRETIDWVGYSGGTWLGTQYATHLPARVGRFVLDSTVDATAGYQEVFSYQPMAFQRRFDADFTPWAATGNATYGLGSTPQEVTATYERLRAELVARPLPLLTADLDGNGLDTLVVQAMYGKAQFPTLAQTLGGLQTVLALRGPADLPVPATLQRLLVELVERLTGPPGAGRTTAATFAATTCNDSPWTTDQAFWDAYGTEQGARYPLVGYSKSAQVCAAWDRAPVDLPTVDGHDLPPLLIVQSRHDPATAYEGAVKTHAALGSSVLVTVEDEGDHGLYGLGGNACVDDVVGDFLTTGAVPDGDVTCEGVGLPPVGGAGQEGPLATVLRSAWTQVVAPAGV; from the coding sequence ATGCACCACCGCCGTCCAGCCGTCGCCGGTGTCGCGGGCGTCCTCGCGCTGAGCGGGTCGCTCCTGCTCGCCGCCCCACCGGCCTCGGCGGCCCCCACCGGTGACGCCGCCCGCCCGGACCGGCTCGCGCAGGCGCAGCGCGACTTCGAGCGGCGCACGCCGGAGCGCTTCCGCGACCAGCGGCTCGCGTGGTCGCCGTGCACCACCGCCCAGCTCGGCGTGCTGGCCGGCCTGACCTCCGGGCTGCAGTGCGCGCAGGTCGCCGTGCCGCGGGACTGGGACGCCCCGCAGGCCGGTGACCCGTTGCAGGTCACGATCAGCCGCGAACCGCGCACCGGCCCCCGCCCGGCGCGCACGATCGTCACCAACCCCGGGGGTCCGGGCGGGGCGGGGTTGTCCCTGGCCGTGCTCGGCTCGCAGGTGCCCGCCCTGGCCGGCACCGAGGTGATCGGCCTGGACGTGCGCGGGACGGGCGCCAGCTCGACGCTGTCCTGCGGCGCGGGCGCCACCGACCCGCTGCCCGACGTGCGCGACCGCTCCCCCGAGGCCCTGGCCCGCACGGCGGACACGATCGCGTCGGTGGCGCGGGGCTGTGCGGGCGACCCGCTCGCCCCCGTCGTCAACACCCGCCAGACCGTCTTCGACGTCGACGTGGTCCGCGACGCGCTGGACCGCGAGACGATCGACTGGGTCGGGTACTCGGGCGGGACCTGGCTGGGCACGCAGTACGCGACGCACCTGCCGGCCCGGGTCGGGCGCTTCGTCCTGGACTCCACCGTCGACGCGACCGCCGGCTACCAGGAGGTGTTCTCCTACCAGCCGATGGCGTTCCAGCGCCGCTTCGACGCCGACTTCACGCCGTGGGCCGCGACCGGGAACGCGACGTACGGGCTGGGCTCGACCCCGCAGGAGGTCACGGCGACGTACGAGCGGCTGCGTGCCGAACTGGTCGCCCGGCCGCTGCCGCTGCTCACCGCGGACCTCGACGGCAACGGGCTGGACACCCTCGTGGTGCAGGCCATGTACGGCAAGGCGCAGTTCCCCACGCTCGCGCAGACCCTCGGCGGGCTGCAGACCGTGCTGGCCCTGCGCGGCCCGGCCGACCTGCCGGTCCCCGCGACGCTGCAGCGGCTCCTCGTCGAGCTCGTCGAACGGCTCACCGGTCCGCCCGGGGCGGGCCGGACCACGGCCGCGACCTTCGCGGCGACCACCTGCAACGACAGCCCGTGGACGACCGACCAGGCGTTCTGGGACGCCTACGGGACCGAGCAGGGTGCGAGGTACCCGCTCGTGGGCTACAGCAAGAGCGCCCAGGTCTGCGCCGCGTGGGACCGCGCCCCCGTCGACCTGCCCACGGTCGACGGCCACGACCTGCCGCCGCTGCTCATCGTGCAGTCGCGCCACGACCCGGCGACGGCCTACGAGGGCGCCGTGAAGACCCACGCGGCGCTGGGGTCGTCGGTGCTGGTCACGGTCGAGGACGAGGGCGACCACGGCCTGTACGGGCTCGGCGGCAACGCGTGCGTGGACGACGTGGTCGGGGACTTCCTGACGACGGGGGCCGTCCCCGACGGGGACGTCACCTGCGAGGGGGTCGGCCTGCCGCCCGTCGGCGGGGCCGGGCAGGAGGGCCCGCTGGCGACGGTCCTGCGCTCCGCGTGGACGCAGGTGGTGGCCCCGGCCGGGGTGTGA
- a CDS encoding methionine synthase: MPGTAAAVGSMPGEDPREAARTVFGELGDPPHVPHLAQLPARGPGADPLGRTASLLVDLPVDRQPAGWRFVDAPGRDAARADAFLRADLDELAEAADGWSGPLALAVVGPWSLLAAVELNRGERSVSDPGARRDVVASLAEGLTRHVADVRRLVPGAQVVVHVEEPSIAAVLAGRLPTQSGYGTLRAVDRAEVRDGLRDVLAAVRSAGAEPVVRLSPAEAPWALVREAGAAGIALDVRDLGPAGWESVAAGVEDGQRLWAGVLPVRGAPPSVAALVDAVRLPWRRVGLPATALADVVLTPVSGLADTDPAAVRGLLTRLREAAAALEEASGD, translated from the coding sequence GTGCCAGGAACTGCCGCCGCCGTCGGGTCGATGCCCGGCGAGGACCCCCGCGAAGCCGCCCGCACCGTCTTCGGCGAGCTCGGCGACCCGCCCCACGTCCCGCACCTGGCCCAGCTGCCCGCCCGCGGCCCCGGCGCCGACCCGCTGGGCCGCACCGCGTCCCTGCTCGTGGACCTGCCCGTCGACCGCCAGCCCGCCGGCTGGCGCTTCGTCGACGCCCCCGGCCGCGACGCCGCCCGCGCCGACGCGTTCCTGCGCGCCGACCTCGACGAGCTCGCCGAGGCCGCCGACGGCTGGAGCGGTCCGCTGGCCCTCGCCGTCGTCGGGCCCTGGTCCCTGCTGGCCGCCGTCGAGCTGAACCGCGGCGAGCGCAGCGTCTCCGACCCCGGCGCCCGCCGCGACGTCGTCGCCTCCCTCGCCGAGGGCCTGACCCGGCACGTCGCCGACGTGCGCCGCCTCGTGCCGGGGGCGCAGGTCGTCGTCCACGTCGAGGAACCCTCGATCGCGGCCGTCCTGGCCGGCCGCCTGCCCACCCAGTCCGGCTACGGGACCCTGCGCGCCGTCGACCGCGCCGAGGTCCGCGACGGCCTGCGCGACGTGCTGGCCGCGGTCCGCTCCGCCGGGGCCGAGCCCGTCGTGCGGCTGAGCCCCGCCGAGGCGCCCTGGGCGCTCGTGCGGGAGGCCGGGGCCGCCGGGATCGCCCTGGACGTGCGCGACCTCGGCCCCGCCGGGTGGGAGTCGGTCGCCGCCGGCGTCGAGGACGGCCAACGGCTGTGGGCCGGGGTCCTGCCGGTGCGCGGCGCTCCGCCGTCCGTGGCCGCGCTCGTCGACGCCGTCCGCCTGCCCTGGCGGCGCGTCGGGCTGCCCGCCACGGCGCTCGCCGACGTCGTGCTGACCCCGGTGTCGGGACTGGCCGACACCGACCCCGCCGCGGTGCGGGGACTGCTGACCCGGCTGCGCGAGGCGGCCGCCGCCCTGGAGGAGGCTTCCGGTGACTGA
- a CDS encoding putative bifunctional diguanylate cyclase/phosphodiesterase — translation MSSVRAAVRRRCATVLSLLPTGRMLPDEVWHRRHVAIVRVAALQAVGLVIFGAFADHGALRCLAGGALVAAPLALAWPRTYSRKVRSAGASMSLFLASTVLVDFWHGQTEAHFHFFVMIGLVALYQDWVPFGIGLSIVVVHHGLLGTLAPKYVFSHHAAMAHPWRWMLVHAAFVLAASVTHLASWRLNEQQGLRDPLTGLANRTLLKEFLARVLSRREEVAVLFVDLDDFKNVNDSRGHAAGDQLLLAVAQRLRSSVRGGDLVARLGGDEFAVVVHGGEAPARRVGERFLAALSLPVDVEGQPVHVHASLGTADTTTMCGRLSELEGADELLRNADLAMYWAKAGGKNRLVAYAEGMSKEAQDKASLRDDLADALARGQFEVFYQATIDFRKHETDSRAKSYEALLRWRHPERGMVSPLEFVPLAEASGEILAIGAWVLRTATAQAATWTAERGHPVGVAVNLSAVQLGTDEILTVVKDALRDSGLRPHQLTLEVTESVLVGDLEAVSARLAQLRATGVLVAIDDFGTGYSSLSYLRRLPVDTVKIDRSFISDLALGGSATTLVSTIIELARSLGLDVVAEGVETEQQAQVLRDLSCTYAQGFLYARPQPAQEVSTEVPALVPALVPAPAAEVVPAMVAEPSTRVPL, via the coding sequence GTGAGCTCCGTCCGCGCCGCCGTGCGCCGCCGCTGCGCGACCGTCCTGTCGCTCCTGCCCACCGGCCGGATGCTGCCGGACGAGGTGTGGCACCGCCGGCACGTCGCGATCGTCCGCGTCGCGGCGCTGCAGGCCGTGGGCCTGGTCATCTTCGGCGCGTTCGCCGACCACGGGGCGCTCAGGTGCCTGGCCGGCGGGGCCCTGGTCGCCGCCCCGCTGGCCCTGGCGTGGCCGCGGACCTACTCGCGCAAGGTGCGTTCGGCCGGGGCCTCGATGAGCCTGTTCCTGGCCTCGACGGTCCTCGTCGACTTCTGGCACGGCCAGACCGAGGCGCACTTCCACTTCTTCGTGATGATCGGCCTCGTCGCCCTCTACCAGGACTGGGTGCCCTTCGGGATCGGCCTGAGCATCGTCGTGGTCCACCACGGGCTCCTGGGCACCCTGGCGCCGAAGTACGTCTTCAGCCACCACGCCGCCATGGCCCACCCGTGGCGGTGGATGCTCGTGCACGCCGCGTTCGTGCTGGCCGCGAGCGTCACGCACCTGGCCTCCTGGCGGCTCAACGAGCAGCAGGGACTGCGCGACCCGCTGACGGGACTGGCGAACCGGACGCTCCTGAAGGAGTTCCTGGCGCGGGTGCTCTCGCGCCGCGAGGAGGTCGCGGTCCTGTTCGTCGATCTCGACGACTTCAAGAACGTCAACGACTCGCGCGGTCACGCCGCCGGTGACCAGCTCCTGCTGGCGGTCGCGCAGCGGCTGCGCTCCAGCGTGCGCGGCGGTGACCTCGTCGCCCGGCTCGGCGGGGACGAGTTCGCCGTCGTCGTCCACGGCGGCGAGGCCCCCGCGCGGCGCGTCGGGGAACGGTTCCTGGCGGCCCTGAGCCTGCCCGTCGACGTCGAGGGCCAGCCGGTCCACGTCCACGCCAGCCTCGGCACCGCCGACACCACGACGATGTGCGGCCGCCTCAGCGAGCTCGAGGGCGCCGACGAGCTCCTGCGCAACGCCGACCTGGCGATGTACTGGGCCAAGGCCGGCGGCAAGAACCGGCTCGTGGCGTACGCCGAAGGCATGTCCAAGGAGGCCCAGGACAAGGCCTCGCTGCGCGACGACCTCGCGGACGCGCTGGCCCGGGGGCAGTTCGAGGTCTTCTACCAGGCCACGATCGACTTCCGGAAGCACGAGACCGACTCCCGCGCCAAGAGCTACGAGGCGCTGCTGCGCTGGCGCCACCCCGAGCGGGGCATGGTCTCCCCGCTGGAGTTCGTGCCGCTGGCCGAGGCCAGCGGCGAGATCCTCGCGATCGGGGCCTGGGTGCTGCGCACCGCCACGGCGCAGGCGGCCACGTGGACGGCCGAGCGCGGCCACCCGGTCGGGGTCGCGGTGAACCTGTCGGCCGTCCAGCTCGGCACCGACGAGATCCTCACCGTCGTCAAGGACGCGTTGCGCGACAGCGGTCTGCGCCCGCACCAGCTGACGCTGGAGGTCACCGAGAGCGTCCTGGTCGGCGACCTGGAAGCCGTCTCGGCCCGCCTGGCGCAGCTGCGCGCCACCGGCGTCCTGGTCGCCATCGACGACTTCGGCACGGGGTACTCGAGCCTGTCGTACCTGCGCCGGCTGCCCGTCGACACGGTCAAGATCGACCGGTCGTTCATCAGCGACCTCGCCCTCGGCGGGTCGGCGACGACGCTGGTCTCGACCATCATCGAACTCGCCCGCAGCCTCGGCCTGGACGTCGTCGCCGAGGGCGTGGAGACCGAGCAGCAGGCCCAGGTGCTGCGCGACCTCAGCTGCACCTACGCGCAGGGGTTCCTGTACGCCCGGCCGCAGCCGGCTCAGGAGGTCTCGACGGAGGTCCCCGCGCTCGTCCCGGCGCTGGTCCCCGCACCGGCCGCGGAGGTCGTCCCCGCGATGGTCGCCGAGCCCAGCACCCGCGTCCCGCTGTAG